TTCCACTCTACGATGCGACATGCTTGGCTCCTTTATTGAGGTCTTTGAACGGGTCGGTAAATTGAAAAAGCCTGCTTTGATTTTCTGGGGGAAGCAGGATACCACGGTCCCCTTCGAGCACAGCGTGGATATTCTAAACGCGATCCCCCATGCTGAATTTCACGCCTTCGACCATTGCGGCCACATCCCCCATTACGAACGCGCAAGCGAAGTAAATGAAATTCTGTTAGAATTTTTAATGAGATAACCAATCCCTCTTATCAGCAATAATCACTTGTATGGGGGATGAAATCATGGAGAAAGAAACGTGAACAGCGAATACATCCAAAAGCTTTTCAAGTACAACCAATGGGCAAATGCGCGCATCCTCGACACGGTTGCGAAAATAACGTTGGAGCAATTCCTTGAACCGGGAGAATATCCGCACGGATCGCTGCGCGGCATCCTCGTCCACACCCTTTTCGCCGAATGGATCTGGCGCAAACGCTGGGAGGGTGAATCACCAAAGATGCGCTTCCAACCTGAAGATTTCCCGACATTCGATTCTCTTCGCGACCGCTGGCAATCGGAAGAGGAAGAATTAATGACATTCACCACAAAAATTACCGATGAACGTTTGAACGGTCCCTTTCGGTATACCAGCACGGAAGGGGTCGCATACGAGAACATCCTATGGGAGTCGATGGCGCATGTGGTCAATCACGGCACGCAACATCGTAGTGAAGCGGCGTTCATCCTCACCGAACTCGGTCATTCGCCGGGTGATCTCGACATGATCCTGTATTTCAGAAAGAAACCATGAACTTCAATCGAATCAAGAACTTTACGTTTCGCAATCGCCACAATATCGCGGTCTTTTTGCTTCTGAACCTCGCCTGCGGGGCTTGCATAGCGCTCGTCGGCGCCCGGGTGGTGTTCACGGACTCAACCCGCCATTCGGGATTGATCTGGAATCTCTTCCTGGCGTGGATCCCCTTCATCCTCGCCTACCTTGCCCACGCGCTATCGTGGAACAAGCTCTGGGTATATCTCGCCATCCCGTTCGTAGCAGTCCTTTGGTTATTATTCTTTCCCAACGCGCCCTACATGCTTACCGACCTGCAGGACCTGGCGCGCGGAGCCGGAAAAGAAGCGCCGCTCTGGTACGATGTCATCATCGTGGTCTGGTGCTCATGGACGGGAACCCTGCTGGGCGTGATCTCCCTTTACCTCATGCAGGATATCATCATCCGCACCTTCAACCGATGGCTGGGATGGATGTTCGTCTTCGTCATCTCAGGCTTGAGCAGTTTTGGAATCTACATCGGGCGCTTCGTCCGTTTGAACTCATGGGATATCCTGCAAAGCCCGGCTGAGACCGCCATGGAAATCCTCGGAATCGTCATTGACCCGAGCAGGCGGCTTGCTGCTTTTACGATAGCATATACTTTCTTCTTCCTTTTTATTTTCCTCCTGCTCTACTCATTCAGTCATATGCTGCAGGAACAAAAGGCGCGCGCAAACGGTCTGCCTGAACAGATGGACTCCACCCAACCGTCACAGCCGATACGATAAAGAGAGTATTTGAAAGCGATTGAAAGAAGGCGCGCGTAGAATGGGCAGATGGTTCGGAGGCAATCATGATCCGCAAAATATATGAAAACCTGAAACCTTTTCGCTTCAGGCTTGCCATTTTTACAATCCTCTCCGGGGCAAGCCTCCTGTCCGTAATTTTGGTCCGACTCCGCATCGAGATGAGCGGAACTGCAGATTACGCCATTCTGGTATGGAACCTCTTCCTCGCCTGGCTCCCACTCCTGATCTCCTACGCCGCATCGGGCTTCGTTTCGCGCAGGCGTTTCACAGCGATCATCGTCCTGCCAGCCGCGGCGCTATGGCTTTTGTTTTTCCCGAATGCGCCTTACATTCTCACAGATCTCATCCATCTGCGCCACCCGCGCGAACACGTCCCAGTCTGGTTCGATACCCTGCTGATCAACTGGTTCGCATGGACAGGAATGCTGTTGGGCGTCTACTCCCTTTTCCTGATGCAGACCCTCGTGCGCAGGGCTTTCGGTCGCATTGCAGGATGGATATTCGTCCTCATCGTTGGTACACTTTGTGGAGTCGGGACCTACATCGGGCGCTTCCTGCGCTGGAACTCCTGGGATGTGGTCTTCGACCCGGTCGCCAGACTCGGCGAATTACTGACCTACGCCATGAATCCAAGTCTGCAATCCATCATGTTCATTTCAATATTCTCCTCCCTTTTTATTTTCATCTACGTCGCCACCTATTCTTTCGGGCTTTTACTCCATGAACAACAGGAACCAAAATGAATCCATTGATCATCATCCGCGGCGGAGGAGACCTCGCAAGCGGGGTCGCCCTGCGCCTGTATCGCGTCGGGTTTCAAATAGCCATCATCGAACTCGATAAACCGCTCGCAGTCCGCCGGACCGTTTCCTTTTCCGAAGCTGTTTATGAGGGGATGCAAACCGTGGAGGGCGTGACCGCAAGACTGGTTTCAGGCGATCAGTTCCAGGTCACATTGGAGGCGGGAGAGATCCCGGTTCTGATCGACCCGAATGCCAATATCCTCAACAATCAATTTCTAACCAGTCCCAAATCCACCTTCGTTGTGGACGCCCGGCTGATAAAAATGGAACCTGAACCGCTGCCGACTCAAATCGCGCTTCACATCGGGCTCGGACCGGGCTTCACTGCCGGAACGAACTGCGATGCTGTGATCGAAACACGGCGCGGTCACACGCTCGGCAGGGTCTACTGGGATGGCGGTACCCTGCCGGACAACCAGCAGCCGGACGGCGATCCGCGGCGTGTATTACGCGCCCCAACTGCCGGGACATTGGAACCGCGCAAACAAATTGGGGAATTTTGCAAAGAAGGCGAAGTGATCGCCAGCGTAAACGGCAAGACCGTATCTAGCCCTTTCGATGGTATTCTGCGCGGACTAATCCATCCGCGGGTCGAGGTTGCCGAGGGAATGAAGATCGGGGACGTGGATGCCCGCAACGACCCCTCCATGATCCGGCTCGTTTCGGATAAATCACTCGCCGTGGCAGGGGGCGTAATGGAAGCAGTTTATGTAAAACTGAAAGGGATGGAATAGCTTGGATTCAGCCCGGCTCCACGTCCAGGAAAAATGCAATCACCCGGCGAAATGAAAACAAGGGGATCCACATCATGATATGGACGATGTTGCTTAGCGCAATGAACAACGAAGCCGAACGCAGGAGGGAGTCCAGGAGGGGCGCGAGGTTTTGGAGCATCCAGGCGCCTGCCCCGGCAAAAGCCGCCACGGCGATCAATATACCGACCCATAAGCCGAGGGGAAGCCACGCATGCCGGTCCGATTCTGAAGGCAGCATTGTGCTCGAAACCGCGAAGGTCAGGTAGAACCATAAATAAAAATCGGGCACCGTCGGCAACAGTCTCAATCCCATAAAAAACAAATTCCATTGACCGTTCTTCAGAACGTGCCACAACGCATCCAACTGTAATTGCACGAGCGCCGCATATGCAATGAAGAGGGTCCCGGAAAGGATCGGCGCGAGTCCGATCAGAGAGTCGCGCAGGATATCGGTGTTTTCGATCTCGACCGATCCCAGAACCAGACCCCTGCTCTCAACGGCCTGGGGCACGACAGTGAATCGCCCAGTTTGCACGCCCAAGAGCTTTGCCGTCAGATAATGGCTGGCTTCGTGAAGCAATACGCCCGGGAGGAATAGCAATGAAAACAAGGCAATGGTGAGAGGTTTGTTGCGAGTCAGAATAAAGAAGATCAACTGGATCTCACGATGTAAAAACCGCTGGAGATATACCAGCGGCAGAAGATTTAAGGCAAATATGATCAGACCGACGAACTGCACGGCGTTGTTTTCCTCTTATTCACGATCGACCCTGGACGGGCGGTTAGGAACTACAGAAGGCGATTTAACCAGCAGCTGCCCGCGCGATGGCGATGAACTCCCCGGGCTTTAAGCTTGCGCCGCCCACCAATGCGCCGTCGATATCCGGTTGGGAGAAGAATTCGGCGGCGTTCGCGGCGGTCACTGAACCGCCATAAAGGATTCGGATCGCCTGCGAAATCTCCGCGCCGAACAATTCCTTCAAGACCGGGCGAATCACTTCCCCATGTACACCTTGGGCATTGCTTGCGCTCGATGCCTTCCCCGTGCCGATCGCCCAGACCGGCTCATAAGCCACAACGATTCTAGACGCAAAATCGGTAAATATGCCCTGCAGTCCAAGCCGCGTTTGAGTGGAAACGACATTTGAAGTCTCCCCCGCCTCGTATTGCGCAAGCGTTTCGCCCACACAGACGATCGGGGTCAGCCCAAATTTTTGTGCGGCGAGAAGCTTTCTGTTTACTGTTTCATCAGTCTCTCCAAAATATGTGCGGCGCTCAGAGTGCCCCAGAATCACATATCCGCATAATTCCTTTATCATCCCCGGCGAGACCTGGCCCGTGTATGCCCCTTTTTCCTCCCAATGCATATCCTGGGCGCCAAGCCCGATGTGTTTCCCAGCAAGCATTTCAAATGCGGAAACCAGTGCCGTAAAAGGAGGGCAGACCACCCGCTCCACGCCGGTGATTTCATCCAAACCAGCAACCATAGCGGCAAGCAGTTCCCGCGTCTCCGCGATCGTTTTGTTCATCTTCCAGTTTCCAGCAACAAAAGGTGTTCTCATAGTGCTCCTTGGAGGGGTAGGATTGGCGGTCTCTTGCTTCTAGCAATTTACGGTATCAATCGTGTATTTCATCCGCCATGTCCAGCGCCCATCGAGCGCAGGGTAATGGGCTTTAAAGACAGAAACCATGCCGCCCTGTCCCTTTTGAGCGATGATCCGATACGGACCCACGATTTCTCCCGGATTGAATGCCATCATCATTTCTCCGCGATAAATATCTATCAATTATATCCGAGCACCCCAACCTTGGGTTGGATGCCTGTAAATTGATCGAAAATCGTCACGGAAATAAAAAAACGGACGAGGTAATTACCTCGTCCGTTCTGATGTCAATCGATCAAGGCTGGAGTTCAACCTCGACGTTGACAAAGCCGCTGCTATCGGGCGTGAACACCAATGGGAAGGCTTTGAATGTTCCGTCGCCGCAATTGACGTTCCATTCCTCGCGCCATTGACCGCTGGCATCCGGCTGCTGAGTCACCGTAATCGTCGTCCCTTCGACAATGGGAGTGGTACAACCGGACATGATTCCAACCAATTGAACCGAAGCCCAGGCAATAAATCGAGTCTCTTCATCCGAGAGCCCACCCTCAGGGACTTCACCGCTGGTATCGAAGTTGGGCGCTGTCTCCGTGCTGCCCGGATCGAGAGGGACAAAGGGCACGTCCGTCGGGATTTCAAAGTCTTGTACATCCTCCATGACCTGCTGGGCGGCGACATATGCTTGATATCCATAATAACCACCGGCAGCTGTCCCGACACAACAACAGCACAAAAGAACGGCAATCGCAATGTAAAGGATCGTTTTTTGATTGTTCTTCGGTCCGGGTTGCGGAACCTGATTTGTTTCCATTTTCTCTCTTCTCCTTGGAATAAGATGGGCGGATTATACAAAAAAAAGGAGCAGGGGCATAGGAAAAAACCCACTGCTCCTTTTGTCCTATTCTTGATGGTTTTATTTATCGAGCAAGGCCACAACTCCGGGCAGTTCCCTGCCTTCGAGATATTCAAGGGATGCGCCGCCACCGGTCGAGACGTGAGTCATTTGTTTCGCAACGCCCGCCTTCTTGACCGCGCTGGCGGAGTCGCCGCCGCCAATGACTGTGGTCGCGCCGGATTCTGCGAGGAGTTTGGCAAGCGCGAATGTCCCTTCGGCAAACTTCGGCATTTCGAAGACGCCCACGGGTCCGTTCCAAACGATCAATTTGGCTCCGTCCAATGTAGCTTTATACAAGCCGACAGTTTTCGGTCCCACATCCAACATGCACCAGCCTGCAGGGATCTTGTCCACATCCACGACCTGCGAATTCGCTTCAGCATCGAATTTGTCCGCAATGACTGCATCCACAGGCAGGACGAGTTTATCGCCAAGTTTGCCAAGCAGGGTCTTGGCGGTTTCGAGTGATTCCGCTTCGACGAGGCTATCCTGCATGTTCAATCCCTTCGCGGCGAGGAAGGTATTTGCCATGCCGCCGCCGATGATGAGCTTGTCACATTTCGCGGCGAGAGTTTCGACAACCAAAATCTTGTCGCTGATCTTTGCCCCGCCGAGGATGGCGATATAGGGATGTTCAGGGTTGGCAACCGCTTTGCCGAGGTATTCCAATTCCTGTTCCATCAAAAAGCCGGAGACGGCAGGCAGGAAGCGCGCTATACCTTCAGTGGATGCGTGAGCGCGATGGGCGGAACCGAACGCGTCGTTGACATATACATCGGCAAGCGATGCCATTTGCCTTGCGAGGTCGGGGTCGTTTTTCTCTTCACCCTTGTGGAAGCGCGTATTTTCAAGCATCACCACGTCGCCGGGTTTGAGAGACCTGGCGATCGCCTCCACTTCGGTACCCACGCAATCTGGCGCCATGGTCACGGGACGATTAATCAGTGTAGATAAAACTTCAGAAGCGGCACGCAGGCTGAATTCCGGGTCGGAGCCGCCCTTGGGGCGTCCCAAGTGGCTGGCGAGCAGGAGTGATGCTCCCTGATCCAAACAATATTGGATGGTGGGCAAGGCGGCTTTGATGCGCTTATCGTCGGTGACTTTGCCCTCCGCCATCGGGACATTGAAGTCCACGCGCATGAAAACTCGTTTGCCTTTGAGGTCGATGTCTTTTACAGTTTTCTTGTTCATCGCTGCACCTAAAAAGCAGGTCACGCTTGAAGCGTGACCTATGAAATATTACAGAGATTTCGCCATCATCGCTGCGAGATCGGCTGTGCGGCAGGAGTAGCCCCATTCGTTGTCGTACCAGGTAACGACTTTGATGAAGTTGCTCTTATCCTTGCCCAAAACGGATGTGAAGGGCAGATCGATAGAGGAGCTGTAGGAGCTGCCTTTGAAGTCCATGCTGACGAGCGGTTCGTCCACGGCTTCCAGAACGCCCTTGAAGCGCGGTTCCTTGGCGGCGTCGCGGAACATCTGGCGCAGTTCATCTGTGGTGGTTTCTTTCTCAACTTCAGCGGTGAAGTCAACGACTGAGACAGTAGGAGTCGGGACGCGCAAGGAATAGCCATCGAACTTGCCCTTGAGATCCGGGATAACCAACGCAATAGCCTTTGCAGCGCCAGTGGTGGTCGGGATGATATTCAGACCAGCGGCGCGGGCGCGGCGCAGGTCGGAATGCGGCAGGTCGAGCACTTTCTGATCATTGGTGTAGGAATGCACCGTGGTCATGAAAGCGCGTTTGATGGTAAGTTTGTCGTGAACAACTTTGGCCGCCGGAGCCAGGCAGTTCGTGGTGCAGGAAGCATTGGAAATCACATGATGCTTGGCGGGTTCATATTTGTCTTCGTTGACGCCCAACACGATGGTGAGGTCCTCACCTTCAGCAGGCGCGGAAATTATCACTTTTTTGGCTCCGCCAGCTGTGATGTGATTTACAGCGCCTTTGACGGTCTTGCCCTTCTTATTCACTCCGTCTTCCTTGATTGTGAACAGACCCGTCGACTCGATCACAATATCGACACCCAGATCCTTCCACGGAATGGCAGCCGGATCGGTCTCCTTGAAAACTTTGACCTTCCTGCCATCGACCACCAAGCCATCATCCGCAATTTCGACTGTGCCGTCGAAACGGCCATAGGTCGAGTCGTATTTCAGCAGATGAGCCATTGTCTTTGTGTCGCCGATGTCATTAAATGCAACGACTTCAAGTTCTTTGGGATAGTAGTCACGGATCGCCTTCAAAACCTGGCGACCGATACGACCAAATCCATTAATGCCTACTTTGATTGCCATGGGATAATCCTCCAGTGATTATTCAGTTGACCGGGGCAGATTGTACTGCGTTAAAGGGGATTTGTGAATTTTATTACCGCTTCATTTTAATGTGATATTTGTCAGGGATTTTTATCTTTTTCCAACCATGATTTGGGAATTTAACCGCCCTTTCGTCGTAACCCCCGCTATCCGCATTGCCCAAACGATCAGGCCAGCGGTCCGGTTCTTTCGTTGTAAATGTCCATGATCACCTGCGCCAGTTTCGCAGAATCATGCCGCCAGGGGTGTGCATTTTCGGCAAGGTCGGTTGCGTACGTGCGTTCGTCCGCAAGGGTTTCTTCATCCAGGCGCACCCAGGCCGAGGTTGGATTCAATACCCCTGTGTAATTTGTGTTACACAATATCACGTCGAAGATATCCCCCCCGACGTGACTCTCCAACGCACTGACGTGGTCGTACGCGGTAAACGAGTCGGTCTCCCCATCCTGTGTGGCAATATTGCAGACATAGATCTTAATTGCGCGGCTGGCACGGATGCCTGAAAGGAGGTCATGAACCAATAGATTTGGCAGCAGGCTGGTATACAGGCTCCCCGGTCCCACGACAATCACGTCGGCTGATAACAATGCATTGATCACAGGTGGAAATGCGGGGGCGGTATCCGGCTCCAACCAGACACGGCGGACGCGCCCGGCCACCGACGGGATCTTACTTTCACCCTCCACACGAACTTCGTGAAGCGTATGAGGCAATTCCAAACTGGCGACGAGTTTCACGTCATGGAGGGTGGAGGGTAAAACCCTGCCATTCACAGAAAGGACCCTGCCCGATTCGACAACCGCGCTTTCGAAGCTCCCTGTGATATCCGCCAGAGCCGTGATAAACAGATTTCCGAACGAATGACCTTCGAGATCCGGCGATCCGCTGAAGCGATAATGAAAAAGCTGGGTCAACATGTCTTCATCGTTGGAAAGAGCGGAAAGACAATTGCGAATATCCCCGGGCGGAAGAATTCCAAAACTCTCACGCAACCTTCCGGAAGACCCCCCGTCATCCGCAACGGTCACGACCGCAGTAAGATTACGCGTATGCAGTTTCAATCCGCGCAGGAGAGAGGCGAGTCCATGCCCGCCGCCGATCGCCACAATTCGGGGACCACGGTCACGACGCCGAAAGTCCACAAGGGTATTGACCACATCAGAATCCTCCCGAAGGAAAGGACGAAGAAGCGAACGGTTCAATTTGTAAATCCCATACAAGATGAAGATCAAACCCAATCCGCCAAAAATAGCGGCTCGAAGAATCCGGGGAAGGAACCGCAATGACGCATAAGAGAGGATGGTGAGAAATGCGGGGTCGGAGGAATCTGTCCGGTAAATATCGATGATGATGACGGCAATGCCCAAACCAATCAGGGTAATTCCGAACATGGTTAAGACCAGCCAACGCTTTACACCCAAACCCGGGCGAAGCCAGCGGGGCAGGTCGCGGATCAATTCTCCAAGACGGCGAAAAATATAAAAACGCATCGAAGGGATAATAGCAGGGATGGGGGGATGAGTCAAACCAGCCCTGGAATCTCAAAAATCCATTACGGTATAATCATTATCATGTCCATCGTCATCGCTGTAGATATCGGCGGCACCCAGATGCGCGCAGCCGCTTATATGCAGGACCAGTTGAATCCCCTCAAGCAAAAGAAAATTCCCACTCTTGCCACAGAACCCGGCGGACTGGAACGCCTCATCCATGTGATCGAGGATGTATGGCCAGAATCTGACACCGTGACAGCCATCGGACTTGGATCGCCCGGTCCGCTTGATCCCCATACCGGCTATCTGCTTGCCCCGCCCAATAACCCGGAATGGCATAATTTTCCCCTCGCGCCAGAGATCGAGAAACATTTCGGGGTAAAAACCTTTCTCGACAACGATGCGAATCTCGCCGGGCTTGGCGAGTATCGATACGGAGCCGGGAAGGGACATCATCATGTTTTGTATATCACCGTCAGCACAGGGATCGGCGCGGGAGTTGTAATCGATGACCGCCTCCTGCAGGGATTTCACGGCCTCGCCGCAGAACTCGGGCATGTCATCGTCGACCCGGATGGACCGCCCTGCTCTTGCGGTTTCAATGGGCACCTCGAGTCATTTTCCTCGGGTCCGGCCATCGTCAAATATGTCCTTGCAGAACTGGATTCCGG
This portion of the Anaerolineales bacterium genome encodes:
- a CDS encoding DinB family protein, giving the protein MNSEYIQKLFKYNQWANARILDTVAKITLEQFLEPGEYPHGSLRGILVHTLFAEWIWRKRWEGESPKMRFQPEDFPTFDSLRDRWQSEEEELMTFTTKITDERLNGPFRYTSTEGVAYENILWESMAHVVNHGTQHRSEAAFILTELGHSPGDLDMILYFRKKP
- a CDS encoding DUF1361 domain-containing protein translates to MNFNRIKNFTFRNRHNIAVFLLLNLACGACIALVGARVVFTDSTRHSGLIWNLFLAWIPFILAYLAHALSWNKLWVYLAIPFVAVLWLLFFPNAPYMLTDLQDLARGAGKEAPLWYDVIIVVWCSWTGTLLGVISLYLMQDIIIRTFNRWLGWMFVFVISGLSSFGIYIGRFVRLNSWDILQSPAETAMEILGIVIDPSRRLAAFTIAYTFFFLFIFLLLYSFSHMLQEQKARANGLPEQMDSTQPSQPIR
- a CDS encoding DUF1361 domain-containing protein, which encodes MIRKIYENLKPFRFRLAIFTILSGASLLSVILVRLRIEMSGTADYAILVWNLFLAWLPLLISYAASGFVSRRRFTAIIVLPAAALWLLFFPNAPYILTDLIHLRHPREHVPVWFDTLLINWFAWTGMLLGVYSLFLMQTLVRRAFGRIAGWIFVLIVGTLCGVGTYIGRFLRWNSWDVVFDPVARLGELLTYAMNPSLQSIMFISIFSSLFIFIYVATYSFGLLLHEQQEPK
- a CDS encoding EF2563 family selenium-dependent molybdenum hydroxylase system protein codes for the protein MNPLIIIRGGGDLASGVALRLYRVGFQIAIIELDKPLAVRRTVSFSEAVYEGMQTVEGVTARLVSGDQFQVTLEAGEIPVLIDPNANILNNQFLTSPKSTFVVDARLIKMEPEPLPTQIALHIGLGPGFTAGTNCDAVIETRRGHTLGRVYWDGGTLPDNQQPDGDPRRVLRAPTAGTLEPRKQIGEFCKEGEVIASVNGKTVSSPFDGILRGLIHPRVEVAEGMKIGDVDARNDPSMIRLVSDKSLAVAGGVMEAVYVKLKGME
- a CDS encoding triose-phosphate isomerase, encoding MRTPFVAGNWKMNKTIAETRELLAAMVAGLDEITGVERVVCPPFTALVSAFEMLAGKHIGLGAQDMHWEEKGAYTGQVSPGMIKELCGYVILGHSERRTYFGETDETVNRKLLAAQKFGLTPIVCVGETLAQYEAGETSNVVSTQTRLGLQGIFTDFASRIVVAYEPVWAIGTGKASSASNAQGVHGEVIRPVLKELFGAEISQAIRILYGGSVTAANAAEFFSQPDIDGALVGGASLKPGEFIAIARAAAG
- a CDS encoding phosphoglycerate kinase is translated as MNKKTVKDIDLKGKRVFMRVDFNVPMAEGKVTDDKRIKAALPTIQYCLDQGASLLLASHLGRPKGGSDPEFSLRAASEVLSTLINRPVTMAPDCVGTEVEAIARSLKPGDVVMLENTRFHKGEEKNDPDLARQMASLADVYVNDAFGSAHRAHASTEGIARFLPAVSGFLMEQELEYLGKAVANPEHPYIAILGGAKISDKILVVETLAAKCDKLIIGGGMANTFLAAKGLNMQDSLVEAESLETAKTLLGKLGDKLVLPVDAVIADKFDAEANSQVVDVDKIPAGWCMLDVGPKTVGLYKATLDGAKLIVWNGPVGVFEMPKFAEGTFALAKLLAESGATTVIGGGDSASAVKKAGVAKQMTHVSTGGGASLEYLEGRELPGVVALLDK
- the gap gene encoding type I glyceraldehyde-3-phosphate dehydrogenase; protein product: MAIKVGINGFGRIGRQVLKAIRDYYPKELEVVAFNDIGDTKTMAHLLKYDSTYGRFDGTVEIADDGLVVDGRKVKVFKETDPAAIPWKDLGVDIVIESTGLFTIKEDGVNKKGKTVKGAVNHITAGGAKKVIISAPAEGEDLTIVLGVNEDKYEPAKHHVISNASCTTNCLAPAAKVVHDKLTIKRAFMTTVHSYTNDQKVLDLPHSDLRRARAAGLNIIPTTTGAAKAIALVIPDLKGKFDGYSLRVPTPTVSVVDFTAEVEKETTTDELRQMFRDAAKEPRFKGVLEAVDEPLVSMDFKGSSYSSSIDLPFTSVLGKDKSNFIKVVTWYDNEWGYSCRTADLAAMMAKSL
- a CDS encoding YvcK family protein, which codes for MTHPPIPAIIPSMRFYIFRRLGELIRDLPRWLRPGLGVKRWLVLTMFGITLIGLGIAVIIIDIYRTDSSDPAFLTILSYASLRFLPRILRAAIFGGLGLIFILYGIYKLNRSLLRPFLREDSDVVNTLVDFRRRDRGPRIVAIGGGHGLASLLRGLKLHTRNLTAVVTVADDGGSSGRLRESFGILPPGDIRNCLSALSNDEDMLTQLFHYRFSGSPDLEGHSFGNLFITALADITGSFESAVVESGRVLSVNGRVLPSTLHDVKLVASLELPHTLHEVRVEGESKIPSVAGRVRRVWLEPDTAPAFPPVINALLSADVIVVGPGSLYTSLLPNLLVHDLLSGIRASRAIKIYVCNIATQDGETDSFTAYDHVSALESHVGGDIFDVILCNTNYTGVLNPTSAWVRLDEETLADERTYATDLAENAHPWRHDSAKLAQVIMDIYNERTGPLA
- a CDS encoding ROK family protein, giving the protein MSIVIAVDIGGTQMRAAAYMQDQLNPLKQKKIPTLATEPGGLERLIHVIEDVWPESDTVTAIGLGSPGPLDPHTGYLLAPPNNPEWHNFPLAPEIEKHFGVKTFLDNDANLAGLGEYRYGAGKGHHHVLYITVSTGIGAGVVIDDRLLQGFHGLAAELGHVIVDPDGPPCSCGFNGHLESFSSGPAIVKYVLAELDSGFKSILKREKSLNARDVADAALKGDELAIRAYQRAGEYLGIGVASFLHAFDPSIIIFGGGVSQVGGLLFEPFDASLKRRVFHPRYLEGLAITQAQLGDEAGLLGARALAEMKIGI